In one window of Cytophagaceae bacterium ABcell3 DNA:
- a CDS encoding T9SS type A sorting domain-containing protein — MKNIFIATAFIFTFSLPGVSQTLTPGVHSTYILDDFGSTEPYPGLYWFGDTNDDHYTISRAGDNRLTIDCKAASPQHDVFGAALFDNENRSHIDIYDNPIIKVTFENPSDDELIISPMIKDINDKEIRANADQEVFELTLPPGEHEFELDLTDGYVVNWTNCTTCPDIHQDYDLTKIHSILFTVNGGAGKDNDLEPYTGLLYIKSLQIGDLPCTGIPGDIFGGATVCQDSLGYAYSIEPVEGATSYEWTVPEGASIMYGEGTNQVIVNFGTSSGDITVTPVAECGSGRKVTLPITVEAPVEAIDEIIVDTEPCAFTEVEATFDASNLTNIFTWSLSNSAEIFTNEDSTRASFTIGMEETTIHLSVTNSCITEKSLSKTIYPQSAPEKPEITKDSLTLSATSAPNYRWYRNNILLEDQTSKVLEAKGPGSYVVEVGDSITGCWTASDPTFITISHINGRTATYVRDDFAYPEPHVNTDGGGVFWWSRNENVYQINRKGEGVMEISAKNADPNWKSFGVSWGSDEDNQPYTVDLSQNAVLKFTIENPTDQELLLTALITDIEDNQAQVTADTSAEKELAQVKVPANGTNELFIDLTGGYTTEWKCEQNPYECPKLTSDFLWKKVTGAIFQINAEHVSDLPPFTGTIIMRDFQLGNFISQEDFELRTISAKAYQWFKDDKEISSATGRNFTVEGSGTYKVKITDIDGSEYMSHPHEVDVVSALTPETTVDLTLFPNPTNDKVTIDYKGEVKHVHVMNMHGAHVLSSTEKEISLNGLTSGVYTIKITTDKGSVVKKLIKQ; from the coding sequence ATGAAAAACATTTTTATAGCAACCGCTTTTATTTTTACCTTTAGCCTACCCGGTGTTTCTCAAACTTTAACTCCAGGCGTACACAGCACCTATATACTTGATGACTTTGGTTCCACAGAACCATATCCAGGGCTATACTGGTTTGGGGATACTAATGACGACCACTACACCATATCACGTGCTGGAGACAACCGATTGACTATAGACTGTAAAGCGGCATCTCCCCAACATGATGTTTTTGGAGCTGCATTATTTGACAATGAGAACCGCTCTCACATTGATATTTATGATAACCCAATCATAAAAGTAACCTTTGAAAATCCATCAGACGATGAGCTTATCATTTCTCCTATGATCAAGGATATTAACGATAAGGAAATAAGAGCGAACGCCGACCAAGAGGTTTTCGAGCTGACTTTACCTCCCGGTGAACATGAATTTGAGCTAGACCTTACTGATGGCTATGTAGTGAATTGGACAAACTGCACCACCTGTCCTGATATCCATCAGGATTATGACTTGACTAAAATACATAGTATTTTATTTACCGTTAATGGAGGCGCAGGAAAAGACAACGATTTAGAACCTTATACCGGCCTACTTTATATAAAGAGCCTGCAAATAGGCGATCTCCCATGTACAGGTATCCCTGGTGATATATTTGGAGGGGCAACCGTTTGTCAAGACAGCCTAGGGTATGCATATAGCATTGAGCCAGTGGAAGGTGCCACCTCTTATGAGTGGACAGTTCCTGAAGGAGCTTCTATAATGTATGGAGAAGGCACAAACCAAGTAATTGTAAACTTTGGAACATCATCAGGAGACATTACCGTAACCCCCGTGGCCGAATGCGGTTCTGGGAGGAAAGTTACTTTACCGATAACCGTAGAAGCCCCTGTTGAAGCAATTGATGAAATTATAGTGGACACAGAACCCTGTGCTTTTACTGAGGTTGAAGCCACATTCGATGCCTCCAACTTAACAAACATCTTCACTTGGAGCCTATCTAATAGTGCAGAAATTTTTACTAATGAAGATAGTACAAGAGCTTCTTTCACAATAGGTATGGAAGAGACAACCATACATCTTTCTGTAACCAACTCTTGTATAACAGAAAAATCGTTAAGCAAAACAATCTATCCACAAAGTGCACCGGAGAAGCCTGAAATAACAAAAGACTCCCTTACCCTTTCCGCAACTTCTGCACCTAATTACAGATGGTATAGAAACAACATTCTTTTAGAGGATCAAACATCAAAGGTATTGGAAGCCAAAGGGCCAGGCTCTTATGTAGTTGAAGTTGGTGACAGTATAACAGGGTGCTGGACTGCTTCTGATCCAACGTTTATAACTATCTCGCACATCAATGGAAGGACTGCAACTTATGTACGTGATGACTTTGCTTATCCAGAGCCACATGTCAATACAGATGGTGGTGGCGTTTTCTGGTGGTCAAGGAATGAAAATGTCTATCAGATAAACCGTAAAGGTGAAGGTGTTATGGAAATTTCTGCCAAAAATGCAGACCCAAACTGGAAATCGTTTGGCGTTTCATGGGGAAGTGATGAAGACAACCAACCTTACACTGTAGATTTATCACAAAATGCGGTATTAAAATTTACGATTGAAAACCCAACAGACCAAGAGCTTTTGCTTACTGCATTGATTACAGACATTGAAGACAACCAAGCGCAAGTAACAGCAGACACAAGCGCAGAAAAAGAACTGGCACAGGTAAAAGTCCCTGCCAACGGAACCAATGAGCTATTTATAGACTTAACCGGCGGGTATACTACGGAATGGAAATGTGAACAAAACCCATATGAATGTCCCAAACTAACGAGTGACTTCCTGTGGAAAAAAGTAACAGGCGCTATTTTTCAGATAAATGCAGAACATGTATCTGACCTGCCTCCGTTTACAGGCACCATAATTATGAGAGATTTTCAACTAGGCAATTTTATCAGTCAAGAAGACTTTGAGCTGAGAACCATTTCAGCCAAGGCCTATCAATGGTTTAAAGACGATAAGGAAATCTCTTCGGCTACAGGCAGAAACTTCACTGTAGAAGGCTCTGGTACATATAAAGTTAAAATTACTGACATAGATGGATCCGAATATATGTCACATCCACATGAAGTAGATGTAGTATCAGCACTAACACCTGAAACAACCGTTGATCTTACTCTATTCCCTAACCCCACCAATGATAAAGTAACTATTGATTACAAGGGGGAAGTAAAGCATGTTCATGTAATGAATATGCATGGGGCACATGTTCTATCAAGTACTGAGAAAGAAATCTCACTGAACGGCCTTACTTCAGGTGTTTATACCATTAAAATAACAACAGATAAGGGCTCAGTAGTGAAAAAGCTAATAAAGCAATAA
- a CDS encoding SDR family oxidoreductase, with amino-acid sequence MKYKALARQYPGKCAIVTGAGNGLGFGITEHLLKDGWKIIGIDINVKLLCSITVPGLYVYECDVADTEAYVKLLQAIIEKHEVDIIFNNAGVGEGTLFKNYSIENWSWIININLKAVLAGCHVLINHFDSKQRGMIVNIASAAGYSNLPKMSPYNVTKAAVISLSETLAHEVSGSNIRVKCVTPTFFRSDIMKHSKGEPDILESANKVVAGSGLCSHRAAERLLSRLHRSQDHIRFPISAHILFYTKQFLPSLFRFCVRMFLMK; translated from the coding sequence ATGAAGTATAAAGCCCTTGCAAGGCAATACCCTGGCAAATGTGCCATTGTTACTGGGGCAGGTAATGGATTGGGATTTGGCATAACCGAGCATCTTTTAAAAGACGGCTGGAAGATTATTGGTATAGACATTAATGTAAAGTTGCTTTGCTCCATCACGGTGCCGGGTTTATATGTTTATGAATGTGATGTGGCTGATACAGAAGCCTATGTTAAATTGCTTCAAGCAATTATTGAAAAACATGAAGTAGACATAATTTTCAATAATGCAGGAGTTGGCGAGGGTACTTTATTTAAAAACTATAGCATAGAGAATTGGTCATGGATTATCAACATTAACCTAAAGGCAGTACTGGCCGGGTGTCATGTTTTGATCAATCATTTTGACAGTAAGCAGCGGGGGATGATTGTTAATATTGCCAGTGCAGCAGGATATTCTAATCTGCCTAAAATGAGCCCATATAATGTAACAAAAGCTGCCGTAATATCTCTTTCAGAAACATTGGCACATGAAGTTTCAGGTAGTAATATTCGGGTCAAATGCGTAACCCCAACTTTTTTCCGGTCTGATATCATGAAGCATAGTAAAGGGGAACCGGATATTTTGGAAAGTGCCAATAAAGTTGTGGCCGGGTCAGGTTTGTGCAGCCACAGAGCCGCTGAAAGATTGCTTTCTCGGTTGCATAGAAGCCAAGATCATATCCGCTTTCCTATAAGCGCCCATATCCTTTTTTATACCAAGCAGTTCTTGCCTTCCCTTTTCCGGTTTTGCGTGCGCATGTTTTTAATGAAATAA
- a CDS encoding DKNYY domain-containing protein has product MATFTYPVLLFSTLQAFNLRYFGTVPLWWAVSVFFIGVLAILAYRLPWLLHNLTKGISNDGYFIGDQHVYLNGILIKGADPKTFVHYGDTAYYSKDGKNVYGGTIKIPGADPSTFERIESKGSNYWRDKNQAYTRWHVIPGADGATFEYIGEGYARDAKHVYYQKRVLEGADPKIFQTIGDFIGRDHKRVYVMSYPANNIIDLQNFQLVKFNESEELFGKDSSHIYAISYNRENPLLPFPNADLKSFEVLESKYAKDDNQVYYYGHATKEPIILKEANPKTFVVERETVHYTDANDGENYYKDGAFYKK; this is encoded by the coding sequence ATGGCAACATTTACTTATCCGGTGTTGCTTTTTTCAACCTTGCAAGCTTTTAACCTCCGTTATTTTGGAACAGTCCCTTTATGGTGGGCGGTGAGCGTGTTTTTCATAGGCGTTTTAGCCATTTTAGCTTACCGGCTGCCCTGGCTGTTGCACAACCTAACAAAAGGCATTTCTAATGATGGATATTTTATAGGAGACCAACATGTATACCTCAATGGCATCCTTATCAAAGGGGCTGACCCTAAAACGTTTGTACATTATGGGGACACGGCCTATTACAGCAAGGATGGCAAAAACGTATATGGCGGCACCATAAAAATTCCCGGCGCAGACCCTTCGACCTTTGAACGTATAGAGAGCAAAGGAAGCAACTACTGGCGGGATAAAAACCAGGCTTATACCCGATGGCATGTGATTCCAGGCGCCGATGGAGCTACATTTGAGTATATAGGAGAAGGCTATGCCAGAGACGCAAAACATGTATATTATCAAAAAAGGGTGCTTGAAGGAGCAGACCCGAAAATTTTTCAAACCATAGGAGATTTTATAGGCCGTGACCACAAACGGGTGTATGTAATGTCTTACCCTGCCAATAACATCATAGATCTCCAAAACTTCCAACTTGTTAAATTTAACGAAAGTGAGGAGCTTTTTGGAAAGGACAGCAGCCATATTTATGCTATTTCTTATAATCGAGAAAACCCTTTGTTACCTTTTCCCAATGCAGACTTAAAAAGTTTTGAAGTGCTTGAGAGCAAATATGCTAAAGATGACAATCAAGTGTACTATTATGGCCACGCGACAAAAGAACCAATTATACTTAAAGAAGCGAACCCCAAAACCTTTGTGGTAGAACGAGAAACAGTGCACTATACAGACGCAAACGACGGGGAAAACTACTATAAGGATGGGGCATTTTATAAGAAGTAA
- a CDS encoding transposase, whose amino-acid sequence MQISIFQDPYQYSYKWHIFKGTDLGKIYDTIPWDDLEECLPTQNSPVGAPRWFSNKGMFALMFLKAYLNLSDEKLIERFNTDFSLQFFCGKNLNNEIVKDKTIVSRIRTYIADHADMDKVQGALVNAWKKDMGNTHVLLMDATCYESYVRFPTDVKLLWECCKFVFEKQLYKYCKVLKIARPRSKYFVQKKLQLGYDRIRRKTYNKGLKRRKSLVYLLEKGLKQLDELLETYPSITLNPLQANYLSTSKKILEQQTFLLSNPAKELKNRIVSLSKPYLRPIIRGKETKPVEFGAKVHMMQVDGINIIDHISFDAFNEGTRLKTCVTKHKGIFKECHQLGADKIYATNANRNFLTENKIFTCFPKKGPKKHGKAESVLQSAIGAKRATVMEGSFGVEKEHYGLRKIKARQEKTERVWIFFGIMTANAARIAKRKSVQDSPHLQQVA is encoded by the coding sequence ATGCAGATATCTATTTTTCAAGACCCGTACCAATATTCTTACAAGTGGCATATTTTTAAGGGAACTGACTTAGGGAAGATATATGATACGATTCCTTGGGATGACCTGGAAGAATGTTTGCCTACTCAAAATAGTCCTGTAGGGGCGCCACGATGGTTTAGCAACAAGGGAATGTTTGCCCTGATGTTTTTAAAGGCCTATTTAAACCTAAGCGATGAAAAGCTGATTGAGAGGTTCAATACCGACTTTAGCCTCCAATTCTTTTGCGGTAAAAATCTTAACAATGAGATTGTTAAAGACAAGACTATTGTAAGTCGGATTAGAACCTATATAGCAGATCATGCCGATATGGATAAAGTACAAGGAGCCCTGGTCAATGCCTGGAAAAAGGATATGGGCAATACCCATGTACTTTTGATGGATGCTACATGTTATGAAAGCTACGTTCGCTTTCCAACTGACGTAAAACTTCTTTGGGAGTGCTGTAAGTTTGTTTTTGAAAAGCAGCTATATAAGTATTGCAAGGTATTAAAGATAGCCCGGCCCAGGAGCAAATACTTTGTCCAGAAGAAGCTTCAGTTGGGTTATGACCGTATAAGGCGAAAGACTTATAACAAAGGGCTAAAGCGAAGAAAGTCATTGGTTTATTTATTAGAAAAAGGGCTTAAGCAGTTAGATGAATTACTGGAAACATACCCATCAATCACATTAAACCCTCTGCAAGCAAATTACTTGTCAACTTCAAAAAAGATACTTGAGCAACAAACTTTTTTACTAAGCAACCCTGCCAAAGAACTAAAAAACAGAATAGTAAGTTTGTCAAAGCCTTACCTTAGGCCGATAATAAGGGGAAAGGAAACCAAGCCTGTTGAATTTGGAGCCAAGGTACACATGATGCAGGTTGACGGAATCAATATAATAGACCACATCAGTTTTGATGCATTTAATGAAGGGACAAGGTTAAAAACCTGTGTAACAAAGCACAAAGGAATATTTAAAGAGTGCCATCAATTAGGTGCGGACAAAATATACGCTACCAATGCCAACCGCAACTTTCTTACAGAAAATAAAATATTTACCTGCTTCCCCAAAAAAGGCCCTAAAAAACACGGCAAGGCTGAATCTGTACTTCAATCAGCAATAGGGGCAAAACGGGCCACGGTTATGGAGGGGAGTTTTGGTGTTGAGAAAGAACACTATGGATTAAGAAAGATAAAGGCAAGGCAGGAAAAAACGGAAAGAGTCTGGATTTTCTTTGGAATTATGACCGCCAATGCTGCCAGAATAGCCAAAAGAAAATCCGTCCAAGACTCACCACATCTACAACAAGTGGCTTAG
- a CDS encoding T9SS type A sorting domain-containing protein — translation MECRRGAISPGTSNATVNFTLSDLTVGETYYIVAAIDFLGTEYFNICIDPGDIDPDNIDPDGDPEENPTSIFNDTSNEFVEFYFNNVDNELVINIKDNKNYDVKIYSLSGDILIDRKNLKQENSINLRSFVPGVYMAVLYNNGRSYTRKLLVQ, via the coding sequence TTGGAATGCCGAAGGGGAGCTATATCGCCAGGAACATCCAATGCTACTGTAAACTTTACTCTTTCTGATTTAACTGTAGGAGAAACATACTATATAGTAGCAGCTATCGATTTCTTGGGCACTGAATATTTTAATATCTGTATTGACCCGGGAGATATTGACCCCGATAATATTGATCCCGATGGTGACCCCGAAGAAAATCCAACAAGCATCTTTAATGATACAAGTAATGAGTTCGTTGAGTTTTACTTTAACAATGTTGATAATGAGCTTGTAATTAACATAAAAGATAACAAAAACTATGATGTTAAAATTTACTCTCTTTCCGGGGATATTTTAATAGATAGAAAAAACCTGAAACAGGAAAACAGTATAAACCTGCGTTCATTTGTACCAGGGGTGTATATGGCAGTACTTTATAATAATGGCAGATCATATACACGAAAGTTATTGGTTCAATAA
- a CDS encoding transposase has translation MSVKKRTFTKEEKVKILKEAESNGVQVTLDKYGVYPATYYNWKKKFESMGDAGFRHGMTPEHLKEIRRLEKENDYLKKIIAEKELEARLKDDLLKKKYPCPKKKN, from the coding sequence ATGTCCGTGAAAAAGAGAACATTTACCAAAGAAGAAAAAGTCAAGATCCTCAAAGAAGCTGAAAGCAATGGCGTTCAGGTGACCCTTGACAAGTATGGAGTATATCCTGCCACATATTACAACTGGAAGAAAAAATTTGAAAGCATGGGCGATGCAGGTTTCCGGCACGGCATGACCCCGGAACATCTGAAGGAAATCAGAAGACTTGAAAAAGAGAATGACTATCTGAAGAAAATAATAGCTGAAAAGGAGCTGGAAGCCCGTTTAAAAGATGATCTGCTAAAAAAGAAGTATCCCTGTCCGAAAAAAAAGAATTAG
- a CDS encoding helix-turn-helix transcriptional regulator has product MLKARQKATGKTYIKYRIVTLADLRKAKGWSQSDLAKKTDISQVMVGKYERGDAMPSIEVAKKIADALEVSLDYLVSEGVNSKFDKLTLKRIEEIQELDEDKKKTLFDVIDTFIRESKGRKAFSL; this is encoded by the coding sequence TTGCTTAAAGCCAGACAGAAAGCAACTGGAAAAACATATATCAAATATCGTATTGTTACACTAGCTGATTTAAGGAAGGCCAAAGGGTGGTCACAGTCTGATTTGGCTAAAAAAACCGATATCTCTCAGGTGATGGTTGGTAAATATGAAAGAGGCGATGCAATGCCTTCCATAGAAGTAGCAAAAAAGATTGCCGATGCTCTGGAAGTTTCTTTGGATTATCTGGTTAGTGAAGGTGTGAACAGCAAGTTTGACAAACTTACCCTAAAACGTATTGAGGAAATTCAAGAGCTGGACGAGGATAAAAAAAAGACCCTCTTTGATGTGATTGACACATTCATAAGAGAGTCTAAAGGACGTAAGGCGTTTTCATTGTGA
- a CDS encoding DUF4291 domain-containing protein has product MEERVVRAVYDEKTITVYQAYRKEIAIPAVKHQKFVPPFKLDRMTWIKPSFLWMMYRCGWTQKEGQEHVLAIKIKRNGWQWAMDNACLSHFDSSVHESHESWKESVKNSPVRIQWDPERDIHLEKLDYRAIQVGLSGEAVPLYVNEWITEISDITEFSKSIKSLIDQGKIEEAESLLPNETIYPQI; this is encoded by the coding sequence ATGGAAGAAAGAGTTGTCAGAGCTGTTTATGATGAAAAAACCATAACAGTTTATCAAGCATATAGAAAAGAAATAGCAATTCCTGCTGTTAAACATCAAAAATTCGTTCCTCCTTTTAAGTTAGACAGAATGACCTGGATCAAACCTTCTTTTCTTTGGATGATGTACCGTTGTGGTTGGACCCAAAAAGAAGGACAAGAACACGTTTTGGCAATTAAAATAAAACGCAATGGATGGCAGTGGGCAATGGATAATGCCTGTTTATCTCATTTTGATTCTTCCGTTCATGAGTCTCATGAATCATGGAAAGAAAGCGTTAAAAATTCTCCTGTTCGCATCCAATGGGATCCAGAACGTGATATTCATTTAGAGAAGCTTGATTACAGAGCTATTCAAGTTGGACTTTCTGGAGAAGCCGTTCCACTTTACGTTAACGAATGGATTACTGAGATTTCTGATATCACAGAATTCTCCAAAAGCATAAAAAGCCTAATTGACCAAGGTAAAATTGAAGAGGCAGAGAGTCTTTTGCCAAACGAAACTATTTATCCTCAAATTTAG